The Streptomyces nitrosporeus genome includes a window with the following:
- a CDS encoding PPOX class F420-dependent oxidoreductase: MAPNIATNTTVDLGGLLDFVRPRHRAVLLTTRADGRPQGSPLTCGVDDSGRIVVSTYPDRAKTRNARRDERVSLIVLSDDWNGPWVQIDGSAEVIDSPESVEPLVEYFRNISGEHPDWDEYRAAMVKQGKSLIRITPERWGPVATGGFPARLAEEG, encoded by the coding sequence ATGGCACCGAACATCGCGACCAACACCACCGTCGACCTCGGTGGACTGCTGGACTTCGTACGCCCCCGGCACCGGGCGGTCCTCCTGACCACCCGGGCCGACGGCCGGCCCCAGGGGTCCCCGCTCACCTGCGGCGTGGACGACTCGGGCCGGATCGTCGTCTCGACGTACCCCGACCGCGCCAAGACCCGCAACGCCCGGCGGGACGAGCGGGTCAGCCTGATCGTCCTGTCGGACGACTGGAACGGCCCCTGGGTCCAGATCGACGGCTCGGCCGAGGTGATCGACTCACCGGAGTCGGTCGAGCCCCTCGTCGAGTACTTCCGGAACATCTCCGGCGAGCACCCGGACTGGGACGAGTACCGGGCGGCCATGGTGAAGCAGGGCAAGTCACTCATCCGGATCACCCCGGAGCGCTGGGGCCCCGTCGCCACCGGCGGCTTCCCCGCGCGGCTCGCCGAGGAGGGCTGA